In Brachypodium distachyon strain Bd21 chromosome 2, Brachypodium_distachyon_v3.0, whole genome shotgun sequence, one genomic interval encodes:
- the LOC100833868 gene encoding nematode resistance protein-like HSPRO1 has translation MATTKLSPVSPVRPDDKRRAPSAAAVLKVPDSTAAEAYEQYLRLPELSRLWKDTCCPGWADEGLVKPALQALEITFRFVSLALSDPRGYASRRELARRLESLAAREVELVAALCEGGERCAPPLAALSASGGVLPRERSASEVWQLPGSAAAVVCHASESSLLPRLAAWDKSETLAARIKYAIESQMQGCAFSLGLGEPNLAGKPVLEYDRVVRPHELHALKPKVAPEPKTGYRNRENEALFTIHQILESWLCAASQLLARLNSRIEARDWEAAASDCWILERVWKLLADIEDLHLLMDPDDFLRLKSQLAIRAAPGTDASCFWSRALLHVANGTRDIKKQVPSIIGVEVDPNGGPRVQEAAMRLYHGRRRGEGEDAGKIELLQAFQAVEAAVRRFFFAYRQLVAAVMGTAEASGNRALFVPTEGTDPLSQMFLEPPYFPSLDAAKTFLADYWVQHMVANSASSGQS, from the coding sequence ATGGCAACGACCAAGCTGTCCCCGGTCTCGCCTGTGCGGCCGGACGATAAGCGGCGcgcgccgtcggcggcggcggttctgAAGGTGCCGGAcagcacggcggcggaggcgtaCGAGCAGTACCTCCGGCTGCCGGAGCTGTCGAGGCTCTGGAAGGACACGTGCTGCCCGGGCTGGGCCGACGAGGGCCTGGTCAAGCCGGCGCTGCAGGCGCTGGAGATCACCTTCCGATTCGTGTCCCTCGCGCTCTCCGACCCGCGTGGCTACGCCAGCCGCCGCGAGCTCGCGCGCCGGCTCGAGTCGCTCGCGGCGCGGGAGGTGGAGCTTGTGGCCGCGCTCTGCGAGGGCGGCGAGCggtgcgcgccgccgctggccgcgCTGAGCGCGTCCGGGGGCGTGCTCCCGCGGGAGCGTAGCGCGTCCGAGGTGTGGCAGCTCCCCGGGAGCGCGGCCGCCGTGGTGTGCCACGCCAGCGAGTCCAGCCTGCTCCCGCGCCTCGCCGCGTGGGACAAGTCCGAGACGCTGGCGGCCAGGATCAAGTACGCCATCGAGAGCCAGATGCAAGGGTGCGCCTTCTCCCTCGGCCTCGGCGAGCCCAACCTCGCCGGCAAGCCCGTGCTGGAGTACGACCGCGTGGTGCGCCCGCACGAGCTGCACGCCCTCAAGCCCAAGGTCGCGCCGGAGCCCAAGACGGGCTACCGCAACAGGGAGAACGAGGCGCTCTTCACCATCCACCAGATACTCGAATCCTGGCTGTGCGCGGCGTCCCAACTCCTCGCCCGCCTCAACAGCCGAATCGAGGCCAGAGACTGGGAGGCTGCGGCGAGCGACTGCTGGATCCTGGAGCGCGTCTGGAAGCTGCTCGCCGACATCGAGGACCTGCACTTGCTGATGGATCCGGACGACTTCCTGCGGCTCAAGAGCCAGCTCGCGAtccgggcggcgccgggcacCGACGCGTCCTGCTTCTGGTCCAGGGCGCTGCTGCACGTCGCGAACGGCACGAGGGACATCAAGAAGCAGGTGCCGTCGATAATCGGCGTCGAGGTTGACCCCAATGGCGGGCCGAGGGTGCAGGAGGCGGCCATGAGGCTGTACCACGGCCGGAGGCGCGGCGAAGGCGAGGACGCCGGCAAGATCGAGCTGCTGCAGGCTTTCCAGGCCGTGGAGGCGGCCGTGCGGAGGTTCTTCTTCGCGTACCGGCAGCTCGTGGCGGCCGTGATGGGCACGGCGGAGGCTTCGGGCAACCGGGCGCTGTTCGTGCCGACGGAGGGGACGGACCCCTTGTCGCAGATGTTCCTCGAGCCGCCGTACTTTCCCAGCCTCGACGCCGCCAAGACGTTCTTGGCCGACTACTGGGTTCAGCACATGGTCGCCAACTCTGCTTCGTCCGGGCAGAGCTGA
- the LOC100833559 gene encoding uncharacterized protein LOC100833559 — protein sequence MGIQVASPSSPASPSSSAIATSSSRPAVLGGACMRLSRAQSSPSSLASWSAGLARRRGGQQMVRRALSASIDSIGSHGGGDDEEFLKRIQELAVGLHPGAGGCGWPASVERSASSVGLPLSLRMLKRKKQQRQQQEVQRGRGCDERGLMVGRAGGSGRGAVGRAFSSMVLIIRELQSFALQMRQALFYEDLQSVLARVHAEMDASFVWLFQHIFSGTPALMVSVMLLLANFTVYSMGDNIAMAANLPPPQPTVAAVAMIDYTTQQHGEQHLYPSDDQLFVDTGSLNNKFSIGRTASVGGNSGGGGKVRPFAGGAGDDRSDESMYRQSGAVLPQDASEAAAPPVGTGAEEAVSDAMAAEEKSEDELVVWKRIADEARRMQASVRVEALMDPDILGQLVAPVEAKLDTEDFAGYARTEQRYEQAVSEEPNNSLLLANFAQFLYLVQRDHDRAEHYFKRAVGAAEPADAEALGWYATFLWKARSDLAGAEETYQEAIAADPGNGHHAAAYAHFLWNTGGEDTCYPLD from the exons ATGGGCATTCAGGTCGcttccccctcctccccggcGTCGCCTTCGTCCTCTGCCATCGCGACGTCGTCATCAAGGCCGGCCGTTCTCGGCGGCGCCTGCATGAGGCTGTCGAGAGCCCAGTCGTCGCCATCGTCGTTGGCTAGCTGGAGCGCCGGCCTCgcccgccggcgcggcgggcagCAGATGGTGAGGCGCGCCCTCAGCGCCAGCATCGACAGCATCGGCAGCCACGGCGGGGGTGACGACGAGGAGTTCTTGAAGAGGATCCAGGAGCTCGCCGTCGGGCTGCACCCGGGCGCCGGAGGCTGCGGGTGGCCGGCGAGCGTGGAGCGGAGCGCGAGCAGCGTCGGGCTGCCGCTGTCGCTGCGGATGCTCAAGCGcaagaagcagcagcggcagcagcaggaagTACAGCGGGGCCGCGGGTGCGACGAGCGTGGGCTGATGGTGGGCCGCGCAGGCGGGTCCGGGCGCGGGGCGGTGGGCCGGGCCTTCTCGTCGATGGTGCTCATCATCCGGGAGCTCCAGAGCTTCGCGCTGCAGATGCGGCAGGCGCTCTTCTACGAGGACCTGCAGAGCGTGCTGGCGCGCGTCCACGCCGAGATGGACGCCTCCTTCGTCTGGCTCTTCCAGCACATCTTCTCCGGCACACCGGCGCTCATGGTCTCCGtcatgctcctcctcgccaacTTCACCGTCTACTCCATGGGCGACAACATCGCCATGGCTGCCAACCTCCCGCCTCCCCAGCCCACCGTGGCGGCTGTCGCCATGATCGACTACACGACCCAGCAGCACGGGGAGCAGCACCTGTACCCTTCCGATGATCAGCTCTTCGTCGACACCGGCTCGCTCAACAACAAGTTCTCCATTGGCCGGACGGCCTCGGTGGGCGGGaacagtggcggcgggggcaagGTGCGGCCGTTCGCCGGGGGCGCCGGGGACGACCGGTCGGACGAGTCCATGTACCGGCAAAGCGGAGCGGTGCTGCCTCAGGACGCgtcagaggcggcggcgccgccggtggggaccggcgcggaggaggccgtGTCCGACGCGATGGCCGCGGAGGAGAAGTCGGAGGACGAGCTCGTCGTATGGAAAAGGATTGCCGACGAAGCTAGAAGGATGCAGGCCAGCGTGCGCGTGGAGGCGTTGATGGACCCGGACATCCTGGGGCAGCTCGTGGCGCCCGTGGAGGCCAAGCTGGACACGGAGGACTTTGCCGGCTACGCGAGGACGGAGCAGAGATACGAGCAGGCCGTGTCCGAGGAGCCCAACAACTCGCTGCTGCTCGCCAACTTCGCGCAGTTCCTGTACCTGGTGCAGCGCGATCACGACCG GGCGGAGCACTACTTCAAGCGGGcggtgggggcggcggagccggCGGACGCGGAGGCGCTGGGGTGGTACGCGACGTTCCTGTGGAAGGCGCGCAGCGACCTGGCGGGCGCGGAGGAGACGTACCAGGAGGCGATCGCCGCCGACCCCGGCAACGGGCACCACGCGGCGGCCTACGCGCACTTCCTGTGGAACACGGGCGGTGAGGACACATGCTACCCCCTCGACTGA
- the LOC112270764 gene encoding myb-like protein Q, with protein MAKPVVTEDMLFTQEMESNAWTAEEEGYYGAEVPDMGLLDVGFDMAPTNFAMPAKGALAATGGTSPVEAATVPRRPRTVRNNRDRHCNPVRVLKGAWTTEEDQILREMMNMYGEGKWAAIVKHLPGRIGKQCRARWMNHLRPELKKDAPWTEEDDKALIQEHMTLGNRWSEIARHLPGRSENSVKNHWNAVRRSLGATRQFKKKKSEQPPPGEFTVLEQYIRSKYPPSIEPTSPPPSGPASPSSGGPGSPNAAAPLALAGSSQTGMDMNFEYSAGSSNGGMTNLNAPLLLPGLNTYNSFPNISNLQYEMQVPALPVMVGTTDQEHLQAAPAYMNQLLNVPPMGTAHHQGNLPNLVKFEGQPTYYSEAAMGPSCTGELDDVVQMASREFATPSEDKVTFDPSKF; from the exons ATGGCCAAGCCGGTGGTGACGGAGGACATGCTTTTCACCCAGGAGATGGAGTCAAATGCGTGGaccgcagaggaggaggggtaCTATGGG GCAGAAGTTCCCGACATGGGACTGCTTGACGTCGGCTTCGACATGGCACCCACCAACTTCGCCATGCCGGCCAAGGGAGCCCTTGCGGCCACCGGCGGGACCTCTCCTGTTGAGGCCGCCACGGTGCCTCGGCGACCGCGAACAGTCAGGAACAACCGCGACCGCCATTGCAACCCAGTGCGGGTGCTGAAAGGGGCGTGGACGACGGAAGAAGATCA AATCCTCAGGGAGATGATGAACATGTACGGAGAAGGGAAGTGGGCCGCGATTGTGAAACACCTCCCGGGCCGGATCGGGAAGCAGTGCCGCGCGAGGTGGATGAACCACCTGCGCCCCGAACTCAAG AAGGATGCTCCTTGGACCGAGGAGGACGACAAGGCACTTATCCAGGAGCACATGACGCTCGGGAACCGTTGGTCAGAGATCGCGAGGCACCTCCCGGGCCGGTCGGAGAACTCCGTGAAGAACCACTGGAACGCGGTCAGGCGGAGCCTAGGGGCGACGCGCcagttcaagaagaagaagagcgagCAGCCTCCCCCAGGCGAATTCACCGTCCTGGAGCAATACATCCGCAGCAAGTACCCCCCGTCCATCGAGCCCACCTCGCCACCACCATCGGGGCCTGCTTCGCCGTCGTCCGGCGGTCCGGGCAGCCCAAATGCTGCTGCCCCGCTGGCCCTGGCGGGCTCCAGCCAAACTGGGATGGACATGAACTTCGAATATTCGGCCGGATCATCCAATGGAGGGATGACGAACCTGAACGCGCCTTTGCTGCTGCCGGGCCTCAACACATACAACTCCTTCCCCAACATCAGCAACTTGCAGTATGAAATGCAAGTGCCGGCGCTCCCGGTGATGGTGGGTACTACTGATCAGGAGCACCTTCAGGCCGCCCCTGCCTATATGAACCAGCTGCTCAATGTGCCCCCAATGGGTACTGCTCATCATCAGGGGAACCTCCCGAACCTTGTAAAGTTCGAGGGCCAACCCACCTACTACAGCGAGGCAGCCATGGGCCCGAGCTGCACCGGCGAGCTGGATGACGTCGTCCAGATGGCCTCCAGGGAATTCGCGACGCCGTCCGAAGACAAGGTTACCTTCGATCCGAGCAAGTTCTGA